In Ureibacillus thermophilus, the genomic stretch ATCAATGTTAATGAGCAATTCCAAATTTCTAAACAATTTTGGGCTTACCTTGTCAAAAATAATTTGATTCAAAACCCTCAAGAATTTATTATGCCATTGCCTCATATGAGCTTTGTGACAGGCGAAAAAAATGTCAACTTCTTAAGAAAACGCTTTGAAGCGCTTTCAAAACTGCATTTATTTGAAGGAATGGAATTTACGGATGATCCGGGAAAATTAAAAGAATGGATTCCATTAATGATGGAAGACCGCGTTATTACAGAACCAATCGCAGCTACAAAAATCGATTCTGGTACAGACGTAAACTTCGGTGCTTTAACACGTACATTAGTGCAACATTTACAAAACCAAGGTGTTCCAGTGCACTATAAACATATGGTGGAAGGCATTAAACGCACAAAAGACAATCGTTGGGAATTAAAAGTGCATGATTTGGACAGCGTAAAAATGAAATATGTTACTGCTGATTTCGTATTCATCGGAGCAGGCGGTGGAAGCTTACACTTGCTTCAAGATACAGGTATTCCTGAAAGCAAACATATCGGCGGTTTCCCTGTAAGCGGTTTATTCTTAGTATGTAAAAATCCTGAAATCATTAAAAAACACCATGCAAAAGTTTACGGTAAAGCAAAAGTTGGTGCACCACCAATGTCCGTTCCTCACTTAGATACTCGTTATATTGATGGACAAAAATCCTTATTGTTCGGACCATTTGCAGGATTCTCGCCAAAATTCTTAAAAACAGGTTCTTACATGGATTTATTCGCATCCATTAAAGCCAATAACATTGTAACATTGCTTGCTTGCGGTGCGAAAAATATACCGTTAACAAAATACTTAATTGGACAACTTATGTTAACGAAAGAACAACGCATTGAAGAATTGCGCGAATTCGTTCCAAACGCAAAAAGCGAAGATTGGGAAATCGTTATCGCGGGTCAACGCGTGCAAGTTATTAAAGATACTAAAACTGGCGGCAAAGGTACATTGCAATTCGGTACAGAAGTTATTACTTCAGCTGACGGTTCTGTTGCTGCATTATTAGGTGCTTCTCCAGGCGCTTCTACAGCAGTAAAAGTAATGCTTGACGTAATTTCTCGCTGCTTCCCAGATGAAATGAAAAAATGGGAAGGAAAAATTAAAGAAATGATCCCATCCTATGGTCAAAAATTACTAGACAACCCAGATTTATTCAAAGAAATACAAGCTTCTACTGATGAAATTTTA encodes the following:
- a CDS encoding malate:quinone oxidoreductase; this encodes MSSSQSKKNVVLIGAGIMSATLGTLLKELAPDWNITIYEKLDKPGEESSNEWNNAGTGHAALCELNYTVEKPDGSIDISKAINVNEQFQISKQFWAYLVKNNLIQNPQEFIMPLPHMSFVTGEKNVNFLRKRFEALSKLHLFEGMEFTDDPGKLKEWIPLMMEDRVITEPIAATKIDSGTDVNFGALTRTLVQHLQNQGVPVHYKHMVEGIKRTKDNRWELKVHDLDSVKMKYVTADFVFIGAGGGSLHLLQDTGIPESKHIGGFPVSGLFLVCKNPEIIKKHHAKVYGKAKVGAPPMSVPHLDTRYIDGQKSLLFGPFAGFSPKFLKTGSYMDLFASIKANNIVTLLACGAKNIPLTKYLIGQLMLTKEQRIEELREFVPNAKSEDWEIVIAGQRVQVIKDTKTGGKGTLQFGTEVITSADGSVAALLGASPGASTAVKVMLDVISRCFPDEMKKWEGKIKEMIPSYGQKLLDNPDLFKEIQASTDEILGLGKENIEKELETIQS